CTTAGATAACATTTTACCAAGGCCAGTTTTtttaagttgaaaataaagattaaatatagaaattaagATGCTATCAGTCAAACTTACATATTGGAATCTAGCTATAAACcaaagttattttaaaatctgtccaagcagctttagttcctgatttatgctgttagaattatttatgcaaatttatgctaatgagcattctactatttttttccagaaaatgtGTCAACGTAACATCTGCTCAAACAATGGCTCCTCGTACTAAGCCAGATTGGTTCCTCGCACCCGGCTGGCTATATATTCCCTGTAGTTCTGTGTCAGCAGGGTGTACAGGAGAGGATTGACACAGCTGTTTCCGTAGGTTAAGCAGGTGACACCAAGGTTCAGGTAAATCTGTCTTGTAGGCTCCAGCCCTAAGGGTTCTTGTTGGTAGAACTTAGCAAGTTGCCATGCCCAGAAAGGCACAAAACAAGCCCAGTAAACCAGGATGATGGTGAATATTCTACACCCAATGCACTGCTTTAGTTTCCGGCTGGATTGAGGAAATTGCTGGCCAGATGTCCAGTATGTCCTGGTCAGACTGGCATAAAGATACAAGATAACAAGTCCAGGTCCCAGGATGCTGGTGCAGAACAGGACTGTTAGGTATAGTCTGAAGGCATCTGGAGTCCAGGTTGGAAAACAGATTTTTTTGTTGTATCCATAATGGCTTTCCTGCAAGCGTATCATACAAATCATGGGCATTGTGAGGAGCAAAGACATTATCCAGATACCTAGGTTAGTTATCTTGTGATATCCTTGTGCCAGTCGAGCTTTTAAAGGAAACACGACAGCCTGATACCTCTCCATGCTCATCACAGTCAGTGTGAAGATGCTAGCATGCATGGTGAAAAGATCCATGCTCAAAAGGACTCTGCAGCCAACATCACCAAAATACCAGTCTTGAGACAAATAGGTACTTACTACAAAGGGGATAGTGGAAAGGTACAAAAGATCTGCCAGGGCAAGATTGATTATATGGACACTCATGGAACCGGATGGCTTGTGGGACTGCATATTGATGGCCAACACATAGAGATTACCTGCAATACCCAACAGGAACATAGAGGCGAGGACTGCACTTAGGGAGGATGTAACCAAGATTTCTTCTTCATCACAAATCAAAGCTTCTGATGTATCAGCAGAAATGTTAACTCCATCATGCGCAAACATTGTTCTTTTTGTATGCGCTTACACAACTCAGTTGGAACAACAAAATAGAattgtaacacaaattgctaaagtTGAGTTGATGTTGTTGATAACCAAAGACTTAATGAGGTAGTCCAAAAACTAGGATAACAAAAATCTTCTGGCTTAGCAGGTTTACACAAAACATTTTATAAACCTTGTTGAAATATTTTGTAGCCATCCATTAGGATCCATTATACAGAATATGCTCACTACAGAATTGATTACTTTAATTATGTTGTGCCCAAATTTCCATCTATTCACAATCTTTATCAAATGTAAAGGGTACAAATGAACCCCATAAAAAGAAGCTCGGTCTGTAGGAGAATAATCATACTGATGATCTAGAAATAAAAGTTCCTCTTGGAACAATCCGGAGGGTTTCCTTGAATTTTTATCCATTTACCATCTTTATAAAATGTAAACTGTGTACATAAACCCTAGCTTGATGTATAGGTGAAGAATCCTACTGATCTCAAGATTccactagtgtaatacacggcaaAGCTCAGAGGAGTGTCCGGTCAATAATCCACCAGTTATAGAATCTTCTGCTTGACACAGAGAATGAAGCATTTGTTGGTTGATTCTTCTAATTGAGAACGTACAAATCTCTTATGTGCACTTTTTCCTTTTCAAACACAGATACTGTACATCAAGTATAGCTAATCCAGACTTTtcttaacggggggggggggggggggggggttgagaatCCAATGACGATATTCTCATTGCTGTGTCAGACATTCCTCTAATGTTCTTGTTATTTAACCCTGAGTTGCCAATGAACCAGCTTCTCTCTTTAGTTAAACTTATACATGAAGTTTTATGGTAAGTGGAATATTGTAGGACTAAATAACAGCTTATCCAGACGATTAATAATGTTTTATTCTGGCCCTATAAGGGATTACAATAACCAACTAACTCCATCACTGTCTAACAAGACAATGGACTAAAcagttttaatatttatttcaagAAAAATGTTCTActcttaaaataatacaaataaatacagcattttatttataaaaagatgaCTTGTTTACCATAACACTGCTATACAAATCCATTACAATGCTGAAGGGACATGTTTTCTTGTGTCACCAAGATGAGAGTTTAATACACATTAGGGATCTGGGAAGTCCATTCTTTCCTGGAATGTCATTAATCTTTACGCTGAGACTTTGGAATATAAATGAAAATTTGAAGCCATACGATAAACACTCCTGAGGTACTTTTAAACATTCAGGCATCACATGTCAGATTCAGGGTAGGTGAGTtagaatttgtatttaaatttagcTTCaactgagaaagagagagaaagttaACATTAATAACTCAACGTCTTGGCTAACAAATATGGCGGCAAAGCAAACTAAGAGAATACAAGAAATGAGCAATAAAGAAGAGATAAAAGGTACCATAGAGAAAAGAGAAATGGGTTATATAATTGTGAGGAAGCTGTAGTGATAAGAGAGAGGTAATATGAAGACCAGGAAGACATTAAGAGACAGGTGTGGGCACCCTTTGAGCATACTGTACCTCTGAATATACCCTAGTTCTAGTACAGAACTAAGAGGATGTGTTAGAAAGACCCAGTGAGTGTGGTCACTATAGGTGAGGGCGGGGCTATGGGTGGTCAGCGGTGGGTAGGGTCAGTATGTAGGGGGGTGAGTGTAACAATGGTGCGGGTAGGATGTTTCAGAGTAATAAACCCAGGAGGGCACTGAAACTGTGTGTCTCTATCTCAATCAAAAATAAACCCAAACTCACAAGAGCAGGGGTCAAAGTATCACTTTAATTTACTAGTCAGAAGAAAACAGTTACTGCTCTACTctgttaaaaggacattgtacactagactttTACAgcccatttatacagcccatctgggagtgtttttgtaacaatgtatatttttgcttatttttaaataacattgtgctgattttcagactcctaaccgagccccaaagttttagatgtatactgatgtctacagattcctgggggggtggtctgctctttttgtttaagcAGCCCCTTTCAGCGGGTGTCCCAGGCTAAGCTCACcaacattgctaaactgggagcttcaaagtaacggctagattacgagtcttgcgttatgagtaaaaaagcagtgttaagcctcataacgctgcttttttactaccactactattacgagtcttgcagatttaggggcaccgcacacttttttggccttaccgcaaatcaacttacgtaaattgcgtagtcttttttcaatgggacttccatagcgccggtattacaagcttgtcctgggaggccaaaaagtgaacggtacatcctatcccgtcaagattcgtaacacattctaaagtcagtagttatgagttttacactacaaagctgtagcataaaactcataactaaagtgctaaaaattacactaacacctataaactacctattaactcctaaaccgaggccctcccgcatcacaaacagtaaaataaaattattaactcctaatctgccgctcccgacatcgccgccactataataaacatattaacccctaaaccgccgcactcccgcctcgcaaacactagttaaatattattaacccctaatctgccacccctaacatcgccgccacctacctacatttattaacccctaatctgccgcccccaacgtcgccgccactatactaaatttattaactcctaaatctaagtctaaccctaaccccccccaacttaaatataattaaaatataaataaaaaattactatcattacctaaataattcctatttaaaacaaaatacctgtaaaaaatataactaatagttacattgtagctagcttagggtttatttttgttttacaggcaagtttgtatttattttaactaggtagaatatttattaactatttttaataactacctagctaaaataaatacaaattgacctgtaaaataaaacctaacctgtcttacactaacacctaacctaaccctacaattaaatacattcccttaaattaatacaattaactaaattcaataaaattagctaaattaaaaaaaaacactaaattacagaaaataaaaaacaaatgacaagatctttaaactaattacacctaatctaatagccctatcaaaataaaaaagcccacccaaaataaaaaaaaaaccctagcctaaactaaactaccaatagcctttaaaggggccttttgcggggcattgccccaaagaaatcagctcttttacctgtaaaaaaaatacaagcaacacaccccaacagtaaaagccaccacccacacaaccaaccccccaaataaaaccctaactaaaaaaaacctaagctcgccaTTCCCCTGAAaaaggaatttggatgggcattgcccttaaaagggcatttagctctattgcagcccaaatccctaatctaaaaataaaacccacccaatacacccttaaaaaatcctaacactaacccccgaagatccacttacagttttaaagagccgacattcatcttcaaaggagccgggagaagtcttcatccaagcggcaagatgtcctcaacgaagccggcagaagtggtcacccagacggcatcttctatcttcatccttccgacacggagcggctccatcttcaagacatccggcgcggagcatcctcttcaatcgacggcttcttctgcaatgaaggttcctttaaatgacgtcatacaagatggcgtcccttagattccgattggctgaaagaattctatcagccaatcggaattaaggttgaaaaaatcctattggctgatgcaatcagacaataggattgagcttggattctgttggctgattggaacagccaatagaatgtgagctcaatcctattggttgatgtcatttaaaggaaccttcattgtagaagaagccctcgattgaagaggatgctccacgccggatgtcttgaagatggagccgcttcgcgtcggaaggatgaagatagaagatgccatctgggtgaagacttctgcccgtctggaggaccacttctgccggcttcgttgaggacatcttgccgcttagatgaagacttctcccggcttcgttgaggatggatgtcggctcttcaaaactgtaagtggatctttggaggttagtgttaggatttttttaagggtgtattgggtgggttttatttttagattaggggtttgggctgcaatagagctaaatgcccttttaaaggcaatgcccatccaaatgcccttttcagggcaatggggagcttaggtttttttagttaaggttttatttggggggttggctgtgtgggtggtgggttttactgttggggtggttgtttgtatttttttttacaggtaaaatagctgatttatttggggcaatgtcccacaaaaggcccttttaaaggctattggtagtttaggctgttagtgtaagacaggttaggttttattttacatgtcaatttgtatttattttagctaggtagttattaaatagttaataactatttagtaactattctacctagttaaaataaatacaaacttacctgtaaaataaaaataaaacctaagctagatacaatgtaactattagttatattgtagctatcatagggtttattttacaggtaagtatttagcttcaaataggaattatttagttattaatagtagatttgattaagatttcttttaattatatttaagttagggggtgttagggttagacatagatttagggcttaataaatatagtatagtggaggcgacattgggggcggcagattaggggttaaaaatatttaactagtgattgcgatgcgtgagtgtggcggtttaggggttaatatgtttattatagtggcggtgacgttgggggcggcagattatggtttaataagtataatgtaggtgttggcgatgtcaggggcggcagattaggggttaataagtgtaagattaggggtgtttagactcggggttcatgttagggttttaggtgtaaacataaaatgtgtttccccataggaatcaatggggctgcgttactgagctttacgctgcttttttgcaggtgttagaatttttctcagccggctctcgcattgatgtctatggggaaatcgtgcacgagcacgtacaaccagctcaccgctgacttaagcagcattggtattggagtgcggtacggagcacaaatttgctctacgctcacttcttgtcttttaacgccgggtttctgaaaacctgtaataccagcgctgtaggtaagtgagcgttgacaataacgtgcaagttagtaccgcacccctcataacgcaaaactcgtaatctagcaataagtttttaaaaggttattattattattttttacttagtttagaactagtggaaatttcaagccctgccaAAGAGATTCTCCTGTTTCTAATGAGGTGTAAACACTACAATTTCTTAGCTTGTTATTCACCAGATTTACAGTACTAAAAGGGGCACATTAAGAAATTGACAAGCTTGAAGACAAAAAAAATGTGGGGACTTAGAGAAGATAGGTTAAGGGTCTGACCTGCATACTCTCGGAGTAACATGGGCTGGCTGATCACCCCTGTAAATGCCTTCAGCCAGCTTTCCCGTTCAGTCTCGCTCTCACAGGTGAATAGATAGGTGCGCTCAGGTGTGCTGATCCTAATGCCATATATCCATGTACAGTTGCCTTGGCCAAGAGGTAC
The nucleotide sequence above comes from Bombina bombina isolate aBomBom1 chromosome 7, aBomBom1.pri, whole genome shotgun sequence. Encoded proteins:
- the LOC128666600 gene encoding urotensin-2 receptor-like — protein: MFAHDGVNISADTSEALICDEEEILVTSSLSAVLASMFLLGIAGNLYVLAINMQSHKPSGSMSVHIINLALADLLYLSTIPFVVSTYLSQDWYFGDVGCRVLLSMDLFTMHASIFTLTVMSMERYQAVVFPLKARLAQGYHKITNLGIWIMSLLLTMPMICMIRLQESHYGYNKKICFPTWTPDAFRLYLTVLFCTSILGPGLVILYLYASLTRTYWTSGQQFPQSSRKLKQCIGCRIFTIILVYWACFVPFWAWQLAKFYQQEPLGLEPTRQIYLNLGVTCLTYGNSCVNPLLYTLLTQNYREYIASRVRGTNLA